ATTTGAGTGATTTCCGTGAATTTGTCACAAATTTTCaccaattttttatttatttgtttttgatcacaAGAGTAAGAATAGTTGCCACAAGtgtgtttatttacacattataCTCAACTCAAGAgtctgaatttaatttttttttttaaacctcaagatggtaaaaccaaaataaaatgattgatgGTTAGGTGTTGAGCAAGCTTGAAGTTCCACATTTAAAATTTAATCTTAGGCAAAAGAATGATAGTAATAGTGATGCACAACTCCAGAAAAAAGAATGACTCACAATCacaacaaaactttatttatacatttaataacCAAATGGTGCGGGGAAAGGATGAAATCTATTTTTGCTTGTCTTTTCCTAAAAACATAAGTAAACCAAAACTGCCAATTGAACAATCAATACTTACAAAAACATAACTTCATATAGTTTAATACTAATTTCTCTATAAATGATGATAATTAGAagagttaatttgcaaaaacggatatctctgttttgatttattttactaaatcatgttttttttttttaaatgtatgcacaGTCCAGGAAGAATGAATCAAAATGGCTTTTTGAAAATTAACTCTATGTACATTCAGGACAAGATAAATAAGAAGAGCATCCTGATAAAAGGAACACACCGGGGCCCTTTTTACTGATGCACTTCCTGTTCAAACTTTGGTTCCAAACCAataaaatactttgttttaGCGTATTCTCCAGCTGCCCTTAGAAAGTACACACAGTTGCATTCAGTATGCATACAATTAGGACATACCTATTTTGCAAACAAGGTATGTCCCAATTGTATGCATCTGTATCTGGGTTTTAAACTGGAAGTTGCGTCTTTTACGCCTAAAATTAACATGGGTCGAACAGAAGTTCCAaaccaaataaaatacttttacttttagcatACTTTAGCCTTTAGAAAGTACATATACTTGCATGCTGAATAGGCATACAATTGGAACATACCTATTTTGCAAACAAGGTATGTCCCAACTGTATGCATTGTGACCAGATTCAGTAGGACATCTGGGTATTTCTTGCATTTGTATTGGGACATAATCTTTTTCTGGCGTGCCAAAAACTATGTTAGCTTGGGTATTGGAGTGCACAGTTTATATTTGACTCCCGTGTCCCTGCAGACCAGCGAGGGCCCCTACCGCATGCGCATCTATGAGCGTCCCAACTTCCAGGGTCAGATGATGGAGTTCGGCGACGACTGCGAGTCCGTTCAAGATCATTTCCGCAGCCGCGACATCTACTCCTGCAACGTCATGGACGGCTACTGGACCCTGTACGAGCACCCCAGCTACCGCGGCCGCCAGTACTTCATGAGGCCCGGAGAGTACCGCAAGTTCAGCGACTGGGGGGCCACCTGCGCCACCACCGGCTCGTTCCGCAGAATCACAGATTTTTAATCTCTCGAGGTGTGGGATGTTTCATTTGGCTACGGAAAAAAGATCGACCAGACATGTCACCatatttcaaataaattaatctaCTGTATATCATTTCTCTCTGCTTGTGAATAAATATTTTGGTTTTGAATGATTTAACTAAGCAGCTCATTAGATAAGATTTTAgattatactttattgatcgTACAACGGAGAAATTCACtcgtcacagcagcaaaaacaagcaaaaggtgtgaatataaattacaggaaaaattaagaaaaaaaagtacaaacacACTGAACAGACAGAAATGTCCTCAAACATATGCAATAAACCcagacaaatacaaacaaaaagtgcaaagacaagcaaaaaataaaaaaataaaaataaaaatctaaaaaggaaagaaaatcatATTGAGaagttcaattttttaaaataattcaaggCACACTGTTGGGTTTGTGCaagtttaaaatgcatttattttttcatgacaAAATGAATTTATGACATATGAAAGTTAATCTACAGTTCCAATAACTATTGCTTTCACGTGAGACATGAATACCGGTCCATTGGGTCAGAGTCTAGGTTTTGTTTGATTCTTCCTGAAACGGACCTTTGTGCTCTTTATAGTACATTCGTTTTTTCTGACCGCAGCAGATGGGTTTACTTCTTTAGCATCTCAGACACTAACAGGCTGccctgtgtgtctgttgttaaatgttaaacaCATGTGAAACACTAACAGCACCAAATCAAACAGAACTCTTTGAAAGCCTTTAACACCTTTTTTTCTCACCAACAGCGGCAAATTAAGCATCATACGAATTCATTGGTGCCCTatatgtcaagtcaagtcaagtcaagtcaagtcaagtcaaactttatttatagagcacatttaaaacaaccagggttgaccaaagtgctgtacagatatcacagttgcaggaaatacaataaaaattaaaatactaaaatacataaacacagtgcaatagaataaaataaattaaaatataataaaataaattaaaaatttaaatacatttttttgtttttgcaagatgtccacttaaacttgattaaaagccagggagaaaaaagTGATGTCATGAATGTCATGATACCTTGCTGAGAAGCAGGTGAAATACTGGTCCAGAGTTGTGCTCTTTTTCATCaaagggaaaaactgacatggccattttcaaaggggtcgcctgaactctgacctccagaaatctgaatgaaaacaggttCGATGTGCACCACAAGTTTCCTGTTTACCGACATGACCACTTTATACTATTTCTATGCAGTTTTTCTTCCACAATAAAATGTAAGTCTGTTAGCTgtataaatcgggtctgactggaaagctgagactcttgtggattcaatgagcccaattttcttcatgtgtgatgatgttagtgagtgaaactagagctcagtgtataaaatgagctgctgtgacctctaggataatcacagcctcatgaaactttacaaccacaaactagagacctggagcattcagaggatggatggctgagacgctagattcacaataagggaCTTtctcagcagcaacacaacacaagtgctgccatacaatcgcacaaaatacacaaatctactaaatgtttctgaaaccaaatcacagcagcatggatttttctctgctgttctgaAAGTCTTAGCGTCTAAATGTGGGATTCTGGAGGGAGTTTTTACAACTTTTCTCAAttcttgagtaaaaaaaaattaattaattcagcaccaaatgtctGTAACAAATGCTATGAACCCAAAAGACGCTGCAtaaacttatgagacataattgagcatgggaaTTGACTTCAAGGACAAATGATAATGTTCTAACCccaatacactttttttttttccaacaatattttttattgaagtttcaagtgcatatcaaactttatgtcgaatatacaaacattttcatttatatcccctcgaacatacattcattcacacagacaaagaaaatgagtaaataaaatagacagtgacaacaaacatcaaactaATGCAAAATAAgtactaaaatgaaataaataagactaaagtggaacaaaattaaaaataaaataaaataaaaggcaggATCATTTCATAACCTGTTGTTCAGTCAGTGTTAGCCGTTTCATTGGTCAAGAATGACATAAATGATTCCCAAATCCAAGCAAACTCCTCCTGTTTACCTTTAACAATGTATGTCAATCTCTCCAGTCCAAGACAAGTCATCAACTCCTTCTTCCATATTGCCATTGATGGTGGTTCTACATTTTTCCAATATAGTGCAATCACTCTCCTTGCATGGAGAAGTCCAAAGTCGATCATTTTTGATTTCCTCATTGTACCCCAATACACTTTAATACGTTATTAATTAATGTGTTTtgattgcagatttatgacaagAACAACTTCACACACAGAGCTGAGCTGGGCATCACCACCTATACTTTAAAATCACCACCAcctataaacaaaacaataaacaaacaataaatacttattgtatttattgtttgtttacttttttaatagaAGTGTCTCTCGGGGCgccccggtggctcacactggtagagcacgTACCCTTAAGGCTgggtccttgctgcggcggacccgggtttgaatccggcctgaggtccctttgccgcatgtcctcccctctgtcaccccctttctatctgtcactttcaataaagcatgaaaaacgctaaaaaaaaaatctttaagagAAGTATCTCTTGTTTATGATATTCACATTATGAGACTTTAATATTTGGTGTTTTCCTGTGTTTCAGTCTGTCGTCGTGTTGCTGCAGACAGAATGACACAAAGCATCAATAGATCTATTATTCATCCATCTGTTATTAGCTATAGTGTGTCTTTATAATACACTCATTATGGTTATTTATTCACATGTCCGTGTGTCTATGTTTACGTATATTTTCAGTTTCTTACACACAATATGAATGGACAGGATCccatttaaaacaaacagaagatgTGTAAAAGCATTGACTGTTCCAGCGCGTGTCCATGCTGTGGCTCTTGCTAGAAGCTGCACAGTGTGTTAACCCTAACAGAGGACAGGAGCCACTGGAGTAGGAAGACTCCTGAAGGTCTCTGCTGACACCAGGCCTCATTTGActaacaacacacacagccaacaCCTGCTCCCACAGGGGTATATAAAGATGGGCTCTACCTTTGGTGgtttaaaaaacacagcaagCAGCCATCATGGGAAAGGTTTGTTCTCCTCACTTCTCCT
This sequence is a window from Centropristis striata isolate RG_2023a ecotype Rhode Island chromosome 10, C.striata_1.0, whole genome shotgun sequence. Protein-coding genes within it:
- the LOC131978643 gene encoding gamma-crystallin M2-like, which gives rise to FGLYCSSVCFLSLSWTQITFYEDRNFQGRSYECDIDCPDMHPHFSRCNSIKVESGCWVLYEKPNYTGYQYVLTRGEYPDYQRWMGYNDTIRSCRTFNYVMHSLYLTPVSLQTSEGPYRMRIYERPNFQGQMMEFGDDCESVQDHFRSRDIYSCNVMDGYWTLYEHPSYRGRQYFMRPGEYRKFSDWGATCATTGSFRRITDF